The genomic stretch gaattttaatcatatacaacaaattttaaaattttaatcatttaatGCATCCCCAATCCATTTGAATTTCAAATGGAGTAGACTAACTTTCATCGAGATATGCAAAAAACTTTAATCTTAATACGAGAAATTCAAAAATTCATAAACATGTCTCCAACGAACCAAGAAATCCGATGCTTAATTTGCAGAAGAAGCTGTATATATTGAACTAGTAATAGTATAGATTAATCAAAACAAGAGAGAAGATGATGAAGATTCAAGAACAAACAGGGCAGAGCACCAATCCATTCTCATTACAATCACCACATTTAACCACCACACTCCTGACCCCAATCCCACACCCTTCCTTCACCAATTTACAGCTCCCATGACAAGTCGAGCACGGGAAGAATCCGGCGCCGCCGCACCCCTCACACGCGCACGCGCCTCCCAATTTCGGAAGCCCCTGCACCAGAGCAGCAATGAATCCCTTATCCACAATACCAATCACCTCCTCCGCGCCACCGACATACCTCCCCTCCACAAACAGCCTCGGCGGAATGCAGTGATCCGCAGTCTTCCCCTTCACCAGCTCCCTCAACTCATCCCTAAAACCCCTGTGCATCGAGATGTCCCTCTCGCACACCGGGATCCCCAGCCCCCTGATCGCGGATCTCACCGCCTCGCAATCCTCGAACGTCTTCCTCACGCCGCGCAGGCTGGTGGTGTAGAGCACCACCCGCTTCTCCCCCCTTGGCGGGCAAATTTTTTCGAAATTTTCGAGGAAATTGTTGAGATTTAGCGGCGGATTTGGGAGATTAGGGTTGGCGTTTTCGTCGAGGTCGGACATGAGGTCCCAGGCGTTGATGGTCTCCGGAGGGAGGGGGTCGGCGGGGGGAGGGTCGAGGGTGTTGAGGAGGCCGTAGGTGGTGGAGGTGAGGGAGACGAAGTGGTGGCTGAAGCCGCCGATTTTGGGGAATTCGTCGTCGTGGGTGAGGAGAGTCGAGGAAACGCAGCCCATTGTGTTGGTGTGATTGTGAATGAGAGATTGAGATTGTTGAGAGGATTTATTTGAAAAGGGTGGAGAGGAGTGAGTGGAGATTTTAGCGCCCAAACTCTTTActttattttgaatataaaCAGTGAGATGTATACtacactactactactactagccTTTTACTGTTTAATTTCTTTCTCGTGCTTGCCAATGGCTTTAATTATCAATAATTAATATGAATCTTAAAGATTTAAGACACATATATTTGCCCCGAACTTGctcttataaatatttcaacaacccaaacaaactcaacaagaaatgaaacaataaaaatggtggaaaatggagaaggtgaaggtgttatgatttagatagatgcttggaacctatggaccttctacaaaacaatgaagACAACCCAAGGCAACTTTCACCAAAACAAGAatctaatggctccacaaaactagcaacacaagaactagaattgcataccttaacattcaatctaagcccggcaatagattaaaatgcaaccacaagagattttgataaatcttcaaagaTGAAGAGGAATGCTCACAATGGAGTCTTTGATAAATCTTCCTCATTCGATctccgattgaggcatgcaagatacccacgcgaagctctttcgacgatGAAGACAATGATGGTCTGAGGAGAGGATTTGGACTTTATCTTCATAGGCAAATTCCAGTTTGAATCAGACCTCCCAATCCGGCTAGGCTCCTTGCCATGTCTCCACCCTCTtctcggac from Salvia splendens isolate huo1 chromosome 4, SspV2, whole genome shotgun sequence encodes the following:
- the LOC121800100 gene encoding uncharacterized protein At5g39865-like, translating into MGCVSSTLLTHDDEFPKIGGFSHHFVSLTSTTYGLLNTLDPPPADPLPPETINAWDLMSDLDENANPNLPNPPLNLNNFLENFEKICPPRGEKRVVLYTTSLRGVRKTFEDCEAVRSAIRGLGIPVCERDISMHRGFRDELRELVKGKTADHCIPPRLFVEGRYVGGAEEVIGIVDKGFIAALVQGLPKLGGACACEGCGGAGFFPCSTCHGSCKLVKEGCGIGVRSVVVKCGDCNENGLVLCPVCS